The nucleotide window ATGGCCGACATCCTGCACGAACAAGGCCACGCCCATGTGGTCCTCACCGGCGGCACCGTCGGCACCGCGGTACTCGAGGCGATCAACGCGTCCCCCGACCGCGACAGTGTCGACTGGGCCAAGATCGACTTCTGGTGGGGCGACGAGCGCTGGGTTCCCCGCGGGCATTCCGATCGCAACGAGGTGCAGGCGCGTACCGCCCTGCTCGACCACATCACTATCCCGGCCCGGAACGTGCACACGTACCCGGCCTCCGATGAGGGTTTGGATCTCGACGCCGCGGCCGACCGCTACGCGGCGGAGCTGAAGTCCATGGCGGCCCCGGACGCCCTGGTTCCGCAGTTCGATGTGACGTTCCTCGGTGTGGGGGCTGATGGTCACATTGCATCGCTCTTCCCGCACATGCAGGGCATCAGGGAGAACGATCTCACGGTCATCGCCGTGTTGAACTCGCCGAAGCCGCCGCCGGAGCGGGTGAGCCTGACCCGCTGGGTGCTCAATTCATCCGAGCGGATCTGGCTCGTCGTCTCCGGCTCTGACAAGGCGTCGGCCCTCGGCCTGGCCCTGGCCGGTGCCAGCCGTGACGAGGTTCCCGTTGCGGGCATCCGTGGTCGCCACTACACCGACTTCTTCGTCGATGGTGAGGCGGCCGCTGAGGTTCCGGAGAACCTCATCGCGCAGCCTCACTAGCCCGCCTGCAACGCGAAAAGCGCATCGGTTCCTCGGAACCGATGCGCTTTTCTCGTGCATCCCTGGGATGCGTCGAGCCTGTTGGTTGTGCTGGGTTAGTTCGTTGCGCTCAGCTTGCCCCTGCGCACACGAAGCTGCTGGAGTGCCTCCTCGAGGAGGGACTCCGCTTCCTCTTCGGTGCGGCGCTCCTTCACGTATGCCAGGTGCGTCTTGTACGGTTCGAGCTTGACCACCGACGGCGGGTTCTCCTTGTCGCGGCCGGCGGGCAGGCCGGACGACGGGCAGTCGATCGTGTCGGGGATCTCTTCGTCGGGCAGGTTCGCGGCGAAGTAGCGAACGGTTTCGTTGCCGAGAGCGTCCCAGTAGGACACCCGGATGCGATCGGCGTGAAAACCGCGGTCCTGCTCGCCCATGGGGCCGGCTCCGACTCGCGAGCCGCGAATTGCGCTTCCACCAGATGCCATTGTGTTCCTCCGCTTAAAAACTGTTCGGCGTATTCGGGTTATGCCACTCATGTCCGGTTCCGCCGTGGGAAACCGGATGCGACGAGGTCGCGAGTCTGGTGCGTGACGCTTGTGCCGGGCTAGGACCGCGTGGTGCTGCAG belongs to Cryobacterium sp. SO2 and includes:
- the pgl gene encoding 6-phosphogluconolactonase, which produces MTHDRRVLVHDDKAALVASVATRFITKMADILHEQGHAHVVLTGGTVGTAVLEAINASPDRDSVDWAKIDFWWGDERWVPRGHSDRNEVQARTALLDHITIPARNVHTYPASDEGLDLDAAADRYAAELKSMAAPDALVPQFDVTFLGVGADGHIASLFPHMQGIRENDLTVIAVLNSPKPPPERVSLTRWVLNSSERIWLVVSGSDKASALGLALAGASRDEVPVAGIRGRHYTDFFVDGEAAAEVPENLIAQPH
- a CDS encoding RNA polymerase-binding protein RbpA, which produces MASGGSAIRGSRVGAGPMGEQDRGFHADRIRVSYWDALGNETVRYFAANLPDEEIPDTIDCPSSGLPAGRDKENPPSVVKLEPYKTHLAYVKERRTEEEAESLLEEALQQLRVRRGKLSATN